One window from the genome of Hyalangium ruber encodes:
- a CDS encoding PQQ-dependent sugar dehydrogenase: MTRQFPPAVLVVTVCAVLSLPSCSDEKPPEPVPIPTPSPYGLDERPANPTCLARERPVENTGVTTQPVFPALRFSQPLFVLQAPEDDRRVFVVQRGGIVRVFPNDNAVTAATSFVDITSRVNSAAGSEAGLLGMAFHPRFATNGEVFLSYTGFGGPTNLRSVISRFKSSDGGATLDPASEQILLTVDQPYSNHNGGGIAFGPDGYLYIGMGDGGSGGDPQNYAQNLNSLLGKFLRIDVDGGSPYAIPATNPFRNGGGKPEIYAWGLRNPWRWSFDRATGELWAGDVGQNALEEVDRIVLGGNYGWRIKEADQCFNAATCSSAGLIDPIVKYPRSEGVSITGGYVYRGRAIPALVGRFIYGDFATGILWAVSYDAVTGEAAPQLLVDTSVALSSFGEMVDGEVLITDFSSGRLHKLVPSGPQAPVSFPQKLSETGCVEPTNPQKPASGLIPYDVNAPLWSDGAQKERFLALPDGKQIRVGDDGDWELPVGSVLVKTFFLGDKRVETRLFMRHPDGSWGGYSYEWDDAQTDATLLPASKSRQVGDQTWYFPSRAECVRCHTSAAGHSLGLETGQLNRDLVYASTQRVSNQLTTLEHVGLFEAGAGGVPSALSRYPTPMGSDALELRARAYLHSNCSNCHRPNSTGRGPADLRFSTPLAQTKVCDATPEQGSLGVADAKLLAPGAPERSLLSLRLHALDANRMPPLASRVIDTEGVGVVNAWISSLTGCP; the protein is encoded by the coding sequence ATGACGAGACAGTTCCCCCCCGCGGTGTTGGTCGTCACCGTTTGCGCAGTGCTCAGCCTCCCGAGCTGCTCCGACGAGAAGCCTCCCGAGCCTGTTCCCATTCCCACCCCCTCTCCCTACGGATTGGACGAGCGCCCCGCCAACCCCACCTGTCTGGCGCGCGAGCGGCCCGTGGAGAACACCGGCGTCACCACGCAGCCGGTCTTCCCCGCGCTGCGCTTCTCCCAGCCGCTCTTCGTGCTGCAGGCGCCCGAGGACGACCGACGCGTCTTCGTGGTGCAGCGAGGCGGCATCGTCCGCGTCTTCCCCAACGACAACGCGGTGACGGCCGCCACGAGCTTCGTCGACATCACCTCGCGGGTGAACTCGGCGGCGGGCAGCGAGGCCGGCCTGCTGGGCATGGCCTTCCACCCCCGCTTCGCCACCAACGGCGAGGTGTTCCTCTCGTATACGGGCTTTGGCGGTCCCACCAACCTGCGCTCCGTCATCTCCCGTTTCAAGAGCAGCGACGGCGGGGCCACCCTGGACCCGGCCAGCGAGCAGATCCTCCTCACCGTCGATCAGCCCTACTCCAACCACAACGGCGGCGGCATCGCCTTCGGGCCGGATGGCTACCTCTATATCGGCATGGGCGATGGTGGCTCTGGCGGAGATCCACAGAACTACGCGCAGAACCTCAACAGCCTGCTGGGCAAGTTCCTGCGCATCGACGTGGACGGCGGCAGCCCCTATGCCATCCCCGCCACCAACCCGTTCCGCAACGGCGGCGGCAAGCCGGAGATCTACGCCTGGGGCCTGCGCAACCCGTGGCGCTGGAGCTTCGATCGCGCCACCGGTGAGCTCTGGGCCGGCGACGTCGGCCAGAACGCCCTCGAGGAGGTGGACCGCATCGTCCTCGGAGGCAACTACGGCTGGCGAATCAAGGAGGCAGACCAATGTTTCAACGCGGCGACTTGCAGCAGCGCCGGGCTGATCGACCCCATCGTCAAGTACCCGCGCTCCGAGGGCGTCTCCATCACGGGGGGCTATGTGTACCGGGGCCGGGCCATCCCCGCGCTGGTGGGCCGCTTCATCTATGGAGACTTCGCCACCGGGATCCTCTGGGCCGTCTCCTATGACGCCGTGACGGGCGAGGCCGCGCCCCAGCTCCTGGTGGATACCTCCGTCGCCCTCTCCTCCTTTGGAGAGATGGTCGACGGCGAGGTGCTCATCACCGACTTCAGCAGCGGCAGGCTCCACAAGCTGGTGCCCAGCGGACCGCAGGCGCCTGTCTCCTTCCCGCAGAAGCTGTCGGAGACCGGCTGCGTGGAGCCCACCAACCCCCAGAAGCCCGCCTCGGGCCTCATTCCCTATGACGTCAACGCGCCGCTCTGGTCCGACGGCGCGCAGAAGGAGCGCTTCCTGGCGCTGCCGGACGGCAAGCAGATCCGCGTGGGAGACGACGGAGACTGGGAGCTGCCCGTGGGCTCCGTGCTGGTGAAGACCTTCTTCCTCGGGGACAAACGCGTGGAGACGCGGCTCTTCATGCGCCACCCCGACGGGAGCTGGGGCGGCTACAGCTACGAGTGGGACGATGCGCAGACGGACGCCACGCTGCTGCCCGCCAGCAAGTCACGGCAGGTGGGGGACCAGACCTGGTACTTCCCCAGCCGCGCCGAGTGCGTGCGCTGCCACACCAGCGCCGCGGGTCACTCTCTGGGCCTGGAGACGGGGCAGCTCAACAGGGACCTGGTGTACGCCTCCACCCAGCGCGTCTCCAATCAGCTCACCACCCTCGAACACGTGGGCCTGTTCGAGGCCGGGGCGGGAGGCGTGCCTTCGGCCCTGTCGCGCTACCCGACACCCATGGGGAGTGATGCGCTCGAGCTCCGCGCCCGGGCCTACCTGCACTCCAATTGCTCCAACTGCCACCGCCCCAACAGCACGGGCCGAGGACCGGCCGACCTGCGCTTCTCCACCCCGCTGGCCCAGACGAAGGTCTGCGACGCCACGCCCGAGCAGGGCAGCCTAGGAGTCGCCGACGCGAAGCTGCTGGCGCCGGGAGCTCCCGAGCGCTCCCTCCTGTCCCTGCGGCTGCACGCGCTGGACGCCAACCGGATGCCGCCGCTGGCCAGCCGCGTCATCGACACGGAGGGCGTGGGAGTGGTGAACGCGTGGATCTCCTCGCTGACCGGCTGCCCCTAG